From a single Myxosarcina sp. GI1 genomic region:
- a CDS encoding SDR family oxidoreductase — protein MMNLKEKVAIVTGSSRGIGRAIALRLAEEGANIVVTYHSNQDQANEVVTAIKAIGSDAIALKIDVKKIEDIRDLFGKTVNYFGRVDVLINNAAGTNIFKPNVLMTPEEYDSMFDITRGVYFALQEAAKQIADGGRIISISTGGTSMSIPAGGAYAGSKAAIEQFSNCLAKELGERQITVNTVAPGVTETDGLVLEQQQIDQLIAQTPLGRLGQPKDIANTIVMLASDNASWITGQNIRATGGIV, from the coding sequence ATCATGAACTTGAAAGAAAAAGTAGCAATTGTAACTGGTTCATCCAGAGGTATTGGTAGAGCGATCGCCCTAAGATTAGCAGAGGAAGGAGCCAATATTGTAGTTACCTATCATAGTAACCAAGACCAAGCTAATGAAGTAGTGACTGCAATTAAAGCTATAGGCTCTGACGCGATTGCTCTGAAAATCGATGTCAAAAAAATCGAAGATATCCGCGATCTGTTTGGCAAAACTGTTAACTATTTTGGGCGGGTCGATGTTTTGATTAATAATGCCGCAGGAACAAATATTTTCAAGCCCAATGTTCTGATGACTCCAGAAGAATACGACAGTATGTTTGACATCACTCGCGGAGTTTATTTTGCTCTACAGGAAGCTGCCAAACAAATAGCCGATGGCGGGAGAATCATTAGTATTTCTACTGGCGGCACATCTATGAGTATTCCTGCTGGTGGAGCTTATGCAGGTTCAAAAGCAGCTATAGAGCAGTTTAGCAATTGTCTGGCAAAAGAGCTTGGTGAGCGACAAATAACCGTTAATACCGTTGCCCCTGGTGTAACGGAAACAGATGGCTTAGTACTAGAACAGCAACAGATAGACCAGCTTATCGCTCAAACTCCTTTAGGTCGTTTGGGTCAGCCAAAAGATATTGCCAACACGATTGTTATGTTAGCGAGCGATAACGCTAGCTGGATTACAGGTCAAAATATTCGCGCTACAGGAGGAATTGTTTAA
- a CDS encoding efflux RND transporter periplasmic adaptor subunit produces MTFKLSSLFMPDTCISRISTSVVTTAILSISLSGCGGKVESQEPQVVAVKLKTIELDTLVDSSEYVGTLQATERVNLAPRIEGRILEIFVRQGDRVSRGDPIVKLEPTQEQENVNAAIQSVNVEQATLGQTRAELKTSEANRAAAAAEVEGIRADLQDTEAEVELAKTNIKRTKMLVKGGALPQQDLDEDNRDLKSSFAQRNSRKQTLNAAIKSLQAADEQVEQARANVSSQNAAVDRAKAELGSVSQSLAYNTITAPIDGIVGSLDFKKVGDYVSVGDSLTTITNNQNLELNINVPVEYRDRLRTGLTVESIDRDGSAGVEGKIVYVAPLVQQDTQSILAKVLFHNQESLKDREYLQVRTIWKKNPGILVPTTAISTLGGQNFVYVAKQKGNTEAKDSQSKSGESSSKSPQEKQSTLIAAQQPVKLGSIQDGNYQVVSGLQKGERIAVSNILSLQDGMPIKLAEEKVGSRE; encoded by the coding sequence ATGACCTTCAAACTAAGTTCGCTCTTTATGCCTGATACGTGTATTTCACGTATCTCTACATCGGTTGTGACAACTGCAATTTTATCAATAAGTTTATCTGGCTGTGGTGGAAAAGTAGAATCACAAGAACCCCAGGTAGTTGCTGTCAAGCTAAAAACTATTGAATTAGATACGTTAGTGGATAGCAGCGAATATGTTGGTACTTTACAAGCCACAGAGAGAGTAAATCTCGCCCCTCGTATTGAAGGCAGAATTCTTGAAATTTTTGTGCGACAAGGCGATCGCGTCAGTCGTGGAGATCCCATAGTAAAGCTAGAGCCGACTCAAGAACAAGAAAACGTCAATGCTGCCATTCAAAGCGTTAATGTCGAACAAGCTACATTAGGTCAAACGCGAGCAGAACTAAAAACGTCAGAAGCCAACCGCGCTGCTGCTGCGGCAGAGGTTGAAGGTATCAGAGCAGATTTGCAAGATACTGAAGCTGAGGTAGAGCTAGCGAAAACTAATATCAAAAGAACAAAAATGCTGGTTAAAGGAGGTGCTTTACCCCAACAAGATTTAGATGAAGACAATCGAGATCTTAAAAGCAGTTTTGCCCAACGCAATTCCCGCAAACAAACTTTGAATGCAGCGATAAAATCTCTTCAGGCTGCAGACGAACAGGTAGAGCAAGCTAGGGCTAATGTTAGCAGTCAAAACGCAGCCGTAGATCGCGCCAAAGCGGAATTAGGGTCAGTCAGTCAAAGTTTGGCTTATAACACCATTACTGCACCTATCGATGGTATTGTGGGCAGTCTCGATTTTAAAAAAGTCGGTGATTATGTAAGTGTAGGCGATTCTCTGACCACTATTACCAACAATCAAAACTTAGAGCTTAATATAAATGTACCTGTTGAATATCGCGATCGCCTCAGAACTGGACTTACAGTAGAGAGTATCGACCGAGATGGTAGTGCTGGAGTTGAAGGAAAAATTGTCTATGTCGCTCCTTTGGTTCAGCAAGATACTCAGTCTATTTTAGCAAAGGTGCTTTTTCACAATCAAGAAAGTCTGAAAGATCGTGAATACTTACAAGTCAGGACGATCTGGAAGAAAAATCCAGGTATTTTAGTTCCAACTACTGCGATATCTACTCTAGGAGGACAAAACTTTGTCTATGTAGCGAAGCAAAAAGGTAATACTGAAGCAAAAGATTCTCAAAGTAAATCGGGAGAAAGCAGTTCTAAATCTCCACAGGAAAAACAATCGACACTAATAGCAGCACAGCAACCAGTAAAGTTGGGCAGTATTCAAGATGGAAACTATCAGGTAGTCTCTGGTCTTCAAAAAGGAGAAAGAATTGCGGTTTCTAATATCCTTAGTCTGCAAGATGGGATGCCAATCAAACTTGCTGAGGAAAAAGTAGGAAGTAGAGAGTAG
- a CDS encoding four helix bundle protein, producing the protein MIDNISIQQRTKHFAVRVIKAYIELSKKHFDDAAKILSKQFLSSGTSIGANCAEARFAQSRADFLSKYLIALKETCECKYWIEIMIESNIVLKNKFNMMLPELEQIIRILVSTTKKLKENK; encoded by the coding sequence ATGATTGATAATATTTCTATTCAGCAAAGAACCAAACATTTTGCAGTTAGAGTAATTAAAGCTTATATAGAGTTGAGTAAAAAACATTTTGATGATGCTGCCAAGATACTATCAAAACAATTTCTAAGCTCGGGAACTTCAATCGGAGCAAACTGTGCAGAGGCTAGGTTTGCTCAATCAAGAGCCGATTTTCTATCAAAATATTTAATCGCTTTAAAAGAAACTTGTGAGTGTAAATACTGGATTGAAATAATGATTGAATCTAACATCGTATTGAAAAATAAATTTAATATGATGCTTCCCGAACTAGAGCAAATAATCCGAATTCTTGTTTCAACTACTAAAAAGCTCAAAGAGAACAAATAA